The following proteins are encoded in a genomic region of Leifsonia psychrotolerans:
- a CDS encoding InlB B-repeat-containing protein, whose translation MSGHGSPTAQDVVVGQKAARPGEPTAPGAVFNGWAR comes from the coding sequence ATGTCGGGCCATGGCTCCCCCACCGCGCAAGACGTCGTTGTCGGCCAGAAGGCAGCACGGCCGGGTGAGCCCACCGCGCCCGGCGCGGTCTTCAACGGCTGGGCGAGGTAA
- a CDS encoding InlB B-repeat-containing protein, translated as MDFVMNAQGTGPDQSVIVGAKASVPTPPTATGLEFTTWYADAALTTPFTFNNAITADVTVYAGWESTVSFNLGGHGTIATQSVVVSKKAQAPASPITPPYTPAGASTVNRRRFGRKMPLQWGNWYARLA; from the coding sequence GTGGATTTCGTAATGAACGCCCAGGGCACGGGTCCCGACCAGAGTGTCATTGTCGGCGCGAAAGCGTCCGTGCCGACGCCGCCCACCGCCACGGGCCTGGAATTCACCACGTGGTACGCGGATGCCGCGCTCACCACGCCGTTCACCTTCAACAACGCGATCACCGCAGACGTCACCGTCTATGCGGGATGGGAATCAACGGTCAGTTTCAATCTCGGCGGTCACGGCACGATCGCCACGCAGTCTGTCGTCGTCAGCAAGAAAGCACAGGCGCCCGCCTCACCGATAACACCACCGTATACGCCCGCTGGAGCGTCAACAGTTAACCGGCGCCGATTCGGCCGGAAAATGCCCCTTCAATGGGGGAATTGGTATGCGCGTTTGGCATAG
- a CDS encoding InlB B-repeat-containing protein — MLDTGFNYERPQGRIRRIAGRFIAALTIALLLGSGQLLRATPASAESWPSPPGVTLTPFNGSEAVASFNSADEHYDRLSGQIQIPAETYISDTHYNVTAVSVNGFQSEGINYLSLSENLRTIGNGAFSGNKLYSVNLPSTITDIGSSAFANNRISSITIPAKVTSIGASAFAGNTLTTVKMTGPRPTVTAAGASGSFGPAGVTVRYPVRYSGGYGSPFAGYTAQAYAVVDFNMNGNGAAIPSREVNAGLTTAIPPTPIAAGRVFTGWYTDAALTAPFVFSTPINADTTLHAGWGSTVNFDLGGHGGAVADQTVHLGKQAVKPPTPTATGWTFTNWFSNPGRTTPFNFGSAINAHTTLYAGWSINTSAVTFNMGGHGTAIDAQTINYGQTATQPPAPTAPGFDFGGWHTTAGLTAAFDFATPINANTTIFAKWTAVAPSTVTFNLGGHGTAIDAQTINYGQTATQPPAPTAPGFDFGGWHTTAGLTAAFDFATPINANTTIFAKWTAVAPSTVTFNLGGHGTAIDAQTINYGLTADEPAPPAETGWTFTGWYTTAALTTAFDFDTPITSATSIFAGWERTIIAVTIALTGNGADSTLTVPLGDLLPEPAAPTAAGFTFTGWFTDAALKTPFNFEAPITVATTVYAGWKSTAVTPTPTPTPTPTPTPTTTPKPPAPWKPTMKRISGTDRYATSVALSKAGFAKTAPVVYIATGTNYPDALGAAPAATKEGGPLLLTPPAALPAVVKTEIARLKPGKIIVVGGTAAVSDTVLAELKQLAPTVKRVAGSDRFDTARQVVTQAFGSSVASAYLATGLNYPDALSASAAAGANGIPVLLVNGGATSADTATKTLLTKLNVKNVTVVGGKAAVSNEIVSSLKSIGKVTRISGTDRFDTSQKVNKAAFTTIKSAYLATGFQFPDALAGAALAGAKGAPLYVVQPTCIPAGIHTDLTSFTPTTITLIGGTSALSDTVLKRGRC; from the coding sequence ATGCTCGACACTGGCTTCAATTACGAACGCCCGCAGGGGCGCATCCGTCGAATCGCTGGCCGGTTCATCGCCGCGCTGACCATCGCGCTTCTTCTCGGTAGCGGGCAGCTGCTGCGCGCCACACCGGCCAGTGCCGAGAGTTGGCCTTCGCCTCCCGGCGTGACGCTCACGCCGTTTAACGGCTCCGAAGCAGTCGCCAGCTTCAACTCTGCAGATGAGCATTACGACCGACTCTCCGGACAGATTCAAATTCCCGCGGAAACGTATATCTCAGACACCCACTACAACGTCACGGCGGTCTCGGTTAACGGTTTCCAGAGCGAGGGCATCAACTATCTCAGCCTCTCCGAGAATCTCCGCACGATCGGCAACGGCGCATTCAGCGGAAACAAGCTCTACAGCGTCAACCTTCCATCGACCATCACCGACATCGGCTCATCGGCCTTCGCGAACAACAGAATCTCGAGCATCACAATCCCCGCCAAGGTGACCAGCATCGGCGCATCGGCCTTCGCCGGGAACACCCTCACCACAGTCAAAATGACCGGCCCACGTCCCACTGTCACCGCCGCAGGTGCAAGTGGTTCGTTCGGCCCCGCCGGCGTCACTGTGCGATACCCCGTGCGTTACAGCGGCGGCTACGGCTCTCCTTTTGCCGGTTACACGGCCCAGGCGTACGCCGTGGTGGACTTCAACATGAACGGCAACGGCGCCGCAATTCCCTCACGAGAAGTCAACGCGGGCCTGACCACAGCCATACCCCCCACGCCCATTGCTGCGGGTCGCGTGTTCACCGGCTGGTACACGGATGCAGCTCTCACCGCACCGTTTGTCTTCTCGACCCCGATCAACGCCGACACAACGCTGCACGCCGGATGGGGTTCCACCGTGAACTTCGACCTCGGCGGACACGGTGGCGCCGTCGCCGATCAGACCGTGCACCTAGGCAAACAAGCCGTCAAGCCGCCGACGCCAACGGCGACCGGTTGGACTTTCACCAACTGGTTCTCTAATCCCGGCCGCACCACCCCGTTCAACTTCGGCTCCGCCATCAACGCTCACACCACCCTCTACGCCGGCTGGTCGATCAACACCTCGGCCGTGACCTTCAACATGGGCGGACACGGCACCGCGATCGACGCCCAGACCATCAACTACGGACAGACGGCAACCCAGCCGCCCGCACCGACCGCACCCGGCTTCGACTTCGGCGGCTGGCACACCACCGCCGGCCTCACCGCCGCATTCGACTTCGCCACCCCGATCAACGCGAACACCACGATCTTCGCCAAATGGACCGCAGTCGCACCCTCGACCGTGACCTTCAACCTGGGCGGACACGGCACCGCGATCGACGCCCAGACCATCAACTACGGACAGACGGCAACCCAGCCGCCCGCACCGACCGCACCCGGCTTCGACTTCGGCGGCTGGCACACCACCGCCGGCCTCACCGCCGCATTCGACTTCGCCACCCCGATCAACGCGAACACCACGATCTTCGCCAAATGGACCGCAGTCGCACCCTCGACCGTGACCTTCAACCTGGGCGGACACGGCACCGCGATCGACGCCCAGACCATCAACTACGGACTCACCGCCGACGAGCCGGCACCGCCTGCTGAAACCGGCTGGACCTTCACCGGCTGGTACACGACAGCTGCGCTGACAACCGCGTTTGACTTCGACACCCCCATCACCAGCGCGACCTCGATCTTTGCGGGCTGGGAGCGCACCATCATCGCCGTGACAATCGCTCTCACCGGTAATGGAGCCGATTCAACCCTGACCGTACCGCTCGGCGATCTCCTCCCGGAACCGGCCGCCCCGACAGCGGCAGGCTTCACCTTCACCGGCTGGTTCACGGATGCCGCACTGAAGACGCCGTTCAACTTCGAGGCACCGATCACCGTGGCCACCACGGTCTACGCCGGCTGGAAGTCCACCGCCGTCACACCGACGCCCACGCCCACCCCGACACCGACGCCGACGCCGACTACGACACCGAAGCCGCCGGCTCCGTGGAAGCCGACCATGAAGCGCATCTCGGGCACCGACCGCTACGCGACCTCGGTCGCACTGTCGAAGGCCGGCTTCGCCAAGACCGCCCCGGTCGTCTACATCGCCACCGGCACCAACTACCCCGACGCCCTCGGCGCAGCCCCGGCCGCAACCAAGGAAGGCGGACCCCTGCTCCTCACCCCGCCGGCCGCACTTCCCGCCGTCGTGAAAACCGAGATTGCACGGTTGAAGCCCGGCAAGATCATCGTCGTCGGCGGCACCGCCGCCGTCTCGGACACCGTACTGGCCGAGCTGAAGCAACTCGCCCCCACCGTGAAACGTGTGGCCGGTTCCGACCGCTTCGACACCGCCCGACAGGTCGTCACGCAGGCATTTGGCAGTTCGGTCGCGTCCGCGTACCTCGCGACAGGACTGAACTACCCCGACGCACTGTCGGCTTCCGCCGCAGCGGGCGCCAACGGCATCCCCGTTCTACTCGTCAACGGCGGCGCGACCAGCGCCGACACGGCAACCAAGACCCTGTTGACGAAACTCAACGTGAAGAACGTGACGGTCGTCGGCGGAAAAGCCGCCGTCTCTAACGAGATCGTCTCCTCGCTGAAGAGCATCGGAAAGGTCACCCGAATCTCAGGCACCGACCGATTCGACACCTCACAGAAAGTCAACAAAGCAGCGTTCACCACGATCAAGAGCGCCTACCTCGCCACCGGCTTCCAGTTCCCCGACGCCCTCGCCGGCGCCGCACTGGCCGGAGCGAAGGGAGCACCGCTCTACGTCGTGCAACCCACCTGCATCCCCGCCGGCATCCACACCGATCTGACGTCATTCACACCGACCACGATCACCCTCATCGGCGGCACATCAGCGCTCTCAGACACCGTCCTCAAGCGAGGCCGCTGCTAA
- a CDS encoding cell wall-binding repeat-containing protein, translating into MTILLVTAGSVVASPLPASANTTLVTTWTEVKAAFTAASGVGNVVTLGENIAGPESGEGLVVPAGATVSLNLGGYSLSVTGEHQNPGIAVGPTSELLIDGPGNLKARGSYGSAGIGGSMVNPSAGTIRILGGTIDAAASSKNDFGGAAGIGGGGYASDYRVYGDGGIVEIRGGVVTAQGGTGGAGIGAGELGTNPTIIISGGAVTATGGYAAAGLGGSSQTSGGVVSILGGEINAIAGAFGAGIGSGNISPPMTITIAAGTVRATGSNYGAAIGGASQSPGANLTIGADATVTAIAVAPGMLAFGRGFDGIGASPSFGSMNSAGHIILPARWTTQPGQVITNTGLIENLERLDHAGLIKNSGVLDNSGYLIGSGSIENSGTIRNTKTLSTPVSGDAFPFTLHANDGGPATPLVAVYSKSMDAAELPTSVSHLARLGFDQHGWSTAPSGGAPWNTATAATMPTSLYAQWEIAMRVVTFDAQNGQGPTTQSVEYDTAPSEPSAPTRAHHSFLGWFDQPVGGLQWDFGTGITTATTVYAQWALDTHVVTFEPGNNDPSTVQTVDYGSLATEPVEPARTGFTFTGWFTDAALKTPFNFEAPITVATTVYAGWKSTAVTPTPTPTPTPTPTPTTTPKPPAPWKPTMKRISGTDRYATSVALSKAGFAKTAPVVYIATGTNYPDALGAAPAATKEGGPLLLTPPAALPAVVKTEIARLKPGKIIVVGGTAAVSDTVLAELKKLAPTVKRVAGSDRFDTARQVVTQAFGSSVASAYLATGLNYPDALSASAAAGANGIPVLLVNGGATSADTATKTLLTKLNVKNVTVVGGKAAVSNEIVSSLKSIGKVTRISGTDRFDTSQKVNKAAFTTIKSAYLATGFQFPDALAGAALAGAKGAPLYVVQPTCIPAGIHTDLTSFTPTTITLIGGTSALSDTVLKRGRC; encoded by the coding sequence ATGACGATTCTGCTCGTCACTGCCGGCTCAGTCGTCGCGTCCCCCCTCCCCGCCTCGGCGAACACGACCTTGGTTACCACGTGGACCGAGGTGAAGGCAGCATTCACTGCGGCATCTGGTGTGGGAAATGTCGTGACGCTGGGCGAGAACATCGCCGGTCCAGAATCCGGTGAAGGATTGGTTGTTCCTGCCGGTGCAACCGTCTCGCTCAATCTTGGCGGTTACAGCCTCTCAGTCACGGGCGAACACCAAAATCCCGGCATCGCAGTCGGTCCGACCTCGGAGCTCCTTATCGACGGCCCCGGAAATCTCAAGGCTCGTGGAAGCTATGGTTCTGCCGGAATTGGTGGATCAATGGTCAATCCGAGCGCAGGGACCATTCGAATACTCGGCGGAACAATTGATGCGGCCGCATCCAGCAAGAACGATTTCGGCGGCGCTGCCGGAATCGGCGGTGGTGGGTACGCATCCGATTACCGCGTTTACGGGGACGGCGGCATAGTCGAGATTCGCGGCGGCGTTGTGACCGCACAGGGTGGTACGGGCGGCGCCGGCATCGGAGCAGGGGAGCTGGGAACCAACCCGACGATCATCATCTCGGGCGGTGCGGTCACTGCAACCGGTGGATATGCCGCCGCTGGCCTCGGCGGTTCGAGTCAAACCTCGGGAGGTGTCGTGTCCATCCTCGGCGGCGAGATCAACGCAATCGCCGGCGCGTTCGGCGCGGGAATTGGCAGCGGAAACATTTCTCCCCCCATGACGATCACCATCGCGGCCGGAACCGTTCGTGCGACAGGTTCCAACTACGGCGCAGCGATCGGTGGGGCAAGCCAAAGTCCCGGAGCCAATCTCACGATCGGTGCGGATGCCACGGTGACAGCGATAGCGGTGGCGCCGGGGATGCTCGCATTCGGCCGGGGATTCGATGGAATCGGAGCCTCGCCGTCGTTTGGTTCTATGAATTCGGCCGGCCACATCATCCTTCCCGCCCGTTGGACGACTCAGCCCGGTCAGGTCATCACAAACACCGGACTGATCGAGAACCTGGAGAGGCTGGACCATGCCGGTCTCATCAAAAACTCCGGTGTGCTCGATAACTCCGGATACCTGATCGGTAGCGGCAGCATCGAGAACTCAGGAACGATTCGCAACACAAAGACGCTCTCGACCCCTGTCTCGGGCGATGCGTTCCCCTTTACCTTGCATGCCAATGATGGCGGGCCGGCTACGCCACTCGTCGCGGTCTACTCGAAGAGCATGGATGCCGCGGAGCTGCCGACATCCGTTTCACACCTGGCTCGCCTGGGCTTCGACCAGCACGGCTGGTCAACTGCGCCCAGCGGCGGCGCGCCATGGAACACCGCTACGGCGGCCACCATGCCCACCAGCCTCTACGCCCAGTGGGAGATCGCGATGAGGGTCGTCACGTTTGACGCTCAGAACGGCCAGGGCCCGACCACACAGAGCGTCGAATACGACACCGCCCCCAGCGAACCCAGTGCTCCGACCCGGGCCCACCACAGTTTCCTCGGCTGGTTCGATCAGCCCGTCGGCGGACTGCAATGGGACTTCGGCACCGGAATCACCACGGCGACCACCGTCTACGCGCAGTGGGCCCTTGACACCCACGTCGTCACCTTCGAGCCGGGAAACAATGACCCGTCGACAGTCCAGACGGTGGACTACGGCTCCCTAGCCACCGAACCCGTGGAGCCTGCCCGCACAGGTTTCACGTTCACCGGCTGGTTCACGGATGCCGCACTGAAGACGCCGTTCAACTTCGAGGCACCGATCACCGTGGCCACCACGGTCTACGCCGGCTGGAAGTCCACCGCCGTCACACCGACGCCCACGCCCACCCCGACACCGACGCCGACGCCGACTACGACACCGAAGCCGCCGGCTCCGTGGAAGCCGACCATGAAGCGCATCTCGGGCACCGACCGCTACGCGACCTCGGTCGCACTGTCGAAGGCCGGCTTCGCCAAGACCGCCCCGGTCGTCTACATCGCCACCGGCACCAACTACCCCGACGCCCTCGGCGCAGCCCCGGCCGCAACCAAGGAAGGCGGACCCCTGCTCCTCACCCCGCCGGCCGCACTTCCCGCCGTCGTGAAAACCGAGATTGCACGGTTGAAGCCCGGCAAGATCATCGTCGTCGGCGGCACCGCCGCCGTCTCGGACACCGTACTGGCCGAGCTCAAGAAACTCGCCCCCACCGTGAAACGTGTGGCCGGTTCCGACCGCTTCGACACCGCCCGACAGGTCGTCACGCAGGCATTTGGCAGTTCGGTCGCGTCCGCGTACCTCGCGACAGGACTGAACTACCCCGACGCACTGTCGGCTTCCGCCGCAGCGGGCGCCAACGGCATCCCCGTTCTACTCGTCAACGGCGGCGCGACCAGCGCCGACACGGCAACCAAGACCCTGTTGACGAAACTCAACGTGAAGAACGTGACGGTCGTCGGCGGAAAAGCCGCCGTCTCTAACGAGATCGTCTCCTCGCTGAAGAGCATCGGAAAGGTCACCCGAATCTCAGGCACCGACCGATTCGACACCTCACAGAAAGTCAACAAAGCAGCGTTCACCACGATCAAGAGCGCCTACCTCGCCACCGGCTTCCAGTTCCCCGACGCCCTCGCCGGCGCCGCACTGGCCGGAGCGAAGGGAGCACCGCTCTACGTCGTGCAACCCACCTGCATCCCCGCCGGCATCCACACCGATCTGACGTCATTCACACCGACCACGATCACCCTCATCGGCGGCACATCAGCGCTCTCAGACACCGTCCTCAAGCGAGGCCGCTGCTAA
- a CDS encoding 3-hydroxyacyl-CoA dehydrogenase: protein MLIHGCSALITGAASGLGLATATALHDAGASVVLFDLPGAPGEQIVSALADRARFVAGDVTRAADVQQAVDAAVDLGPLRIVVNCAGIVSGARTVGREGPLPLEEFERVIRVNLIGTFNVIRLAAAALQQTEPIGETPERGVIVNTASVAAFDGQIGQAAYSASKGGVAAMTLPLAREFASSLIRVMTIAPGTFDTPMLRQLPQATRDSLGAQVPHPSRLGDPSEFAALVQHIVENPMLNGEVIRLDGAIRMQPR from the coding sequence ATGCTCATTCACGGATGCTCCGCACTGATCACCGGCGCGGCCTCGGGCCTCGGCCTGGCCACGGCCACCGCCCTCCATGATGCCGGTGCCTCAGTCGTGCTGTTCGACCTGCCGGGGGCACCGGGCGAGCAAATCGTCTCGGCCCTCGCCGACCGCGCGCGATTCGTTGCCGGTGACGTGACCCGGGCGGCCGATGTGCAGCAGGCCGTCGACGCGGCGGTGGACCTCGGCCCGCTGCGGATCGTCGTGAACTGTGCCGGAATCGTCTCCGGGGCGCGCACGGTCGGGCGGGAAGGCCCGCTGCCGCTCGAGGAATTCGAGCGTGTGATTCGGGTGAATCTGATCGGAACGTTCAATGTGATTCGACTCGCGGCTGCAGCCCTGCAACAGACCGAGCCAATTGGTGAAACCCCTGAGCGCGGTGTGATCGTGAACACCGCCTCCGTCGCCGCGTTCGACGGGCAGATCGGGCAAGCCGCTTACTCTGCCTCGAAAGGGGGAGTGGCTGCGATGACGCTCCCGCTGGCGCGTGAGTTCGCCTCGTCGCTCATCCGGGTGATGACGATCGCACCCGGTACCTTCGACACCCCCATGCTGCGGCAGCTGCCGCAGGCGACGAGGGATTCTCTCGGGGCCCAGGTGCCGCATCCGTCGCGTCTCGGCGACCCGTCAGAGTTTGCCGCACTGGTGCAGCACATCGTTGAGAATCCGATGCTGAACGGCGAGGTGATCCGTCTCGACGGGGCAATCCGGATGCAGCCGCGGTAG
- a CDS encoding thiolase family protein has product MSNDAVIVDVVRTPSGRGKPGGALSCVHPADLLAGVLAELVARSDLDPALVDDVIGGCVSQVGEQSSNITRTALLSAGFPDSVPGTTIDRQCGSSQQAATFAAQGVIAGHYDVVIACGVESMSRMPLGSATTGQDPFGILMHERYPNGLVSQGVSAELINAQWGLGRDELDEFAARSHRLAASAGEKGRFARELISVTTPDGTLVSVDETIRAGTTIETLAGLKPAFYSEKLAVRFPDLDWKVTAGNSSPLTDGASAALIMSASRAATLGLTPRARFHSFAVTGSDPLLMLTGVIPATRRILGRAGLSLDEIDVYEVNEAFASVPLAWLRELGADPGKLNPWGGAIALGHALGSTGTRLLGTLLNELESGGGRFGLQTMCEGGGMANATIIERL; this is encoded by the coding sequence ATGAGCAACGATGCCGTCATTGTCGATGTTGTGCGCACGCCGTCTGGTCGGGGTAAACCGGGCGGCGCGCTCTCGTGCGTGCATCCGGCCGATCTGCTGGCTGGCGTGCTGGCCGAGTTGGTCGCCCGCTCCGATCTTGACCCGGCTCTGGTCGACGACGTGATCGGCGGATGCGTCAGTCAGGTGGGCGAGCAGAGCTCCAACATCACGCGCACCGCGCTGCTGTCGGCAGGCTTCCCCGACTCAGTGCCGGGAACCACAATCGACCGGCAGTGCGGCTCGAGCCAGCAGGCCGCCACCTTCGCCGCACAGGGCGTGATCGCCGGACACTATGACGTGGTGATCGCCTGCGGCGTCGAGTCGATGAGCCGAATGCCACTCGGCTCAGCGACGACGGGTCAGGACCCGTTCGGAATTCTCATGCACGAGCGTTACCCGAACGGGCTCGTGAGTCAGGGGGTCTCGGCCGAGTTGATCAACGCGCAGTGGGGCCTGGGCCGTGACGAGCTCGACGAGTTCGCGGCGCGGTCGCATCGGCTCGCGGCATCCGCGGGCGAGAAGGGGCGCTTCGCCCGAGAGCTGATCTCTGTGACGACCCCCGATGGAACCCTCGTGAGCGTCGACGAGACCATCAGGGCCGGCACCACGATCGAGACGCTCGCGGGGCTGAAACCGGCGTTCTACAGTGAGAAGCTCGCGGTACGGTTCCCGGACCTTGACTGGAAGGTCACCGCAGGGAACTCGTCACCGCTGACCGATGGCGCCTCGGCTGCGTTGATCATGAGCGCGTCGCGCGCCGCCACGCTGGGGCTTACCCCGCGTGCCCGGTTCCATAGTTTTGCGGTCACAGGCAGCGACCCCCTGCTGATGCTCACCGGGGTGATTCCGGCGACCCGGCGCATCCTGGGTCGGGCTGGCCTCAGCCTCGACGAGATCGACGTTTACGAGGTCAACGAGGCGTTCGCTTCGGTGCCGTTGGCCTGGCTGCGTGAGCTCGGAGCCGATCCGGGAAAGCTCAATCCGTGGGGTGGGGCGATTGCCCTCGGCCACGCCCTGGGCTCCACCGGCACGCGCCTGCTCGGCACGCTGCTGAACGAACTTGAATCCGGCGGAGGCCGCTTCGGCTTGCAAACCATGTGCGAGGGCGGCGGAATGGCCAACGCGACAATCATCGAAAGGCTGTAG
- a CDS encoding TrmH family RNA methyltransferase produces MPVIEITDLSDPRLSDYSHLTDVALKKARGTEHGLYLAESALVLERALGAGHRPRSVLALGGTVDEAVALVGGDVPVFSGPGELLADLTGYILHRGLIASMNRPALPDPDDLLASARRIVILENVADPTNVGAIFRSAGAIGADAILVTPRCSDPFYRRAIRVSMGTVLQVPWTRIGDWTSTRELLTRHGFHVAALALTPDAVSLRDVDGTSHDRLALVLGAEGPGLTDEALAASDTVVQIPMMHGIDSLNVAAASAVAMWALSA; encoded by the coding sequence GTGCCCGTCATCGAGATAACCGACCTCAGCGACCCGCGTCTAAGTGACTATTCCCATCTCACCGATGTCGCCCTGAAAAAGGCGCGGGGCACCGAACACGGTCTCTACCTGGCAGAGTCGGCGCTCGTGCTGGAGCGGGCGCTCGGGGCCGGCCATCGACCGCGTTCCGTTCTTGCCCTCGGGGGCACCGTCGACGAGGCGGTGGCGCTTGTCGGCGGTGACGTGCCGGTGTTCTCGGGGCCGGGTGAGCTCCTCGCCGACCTGACCGGCTACATCCTGCACCGCGGACTGATCGCCTCGATGAACCGGCCCGCTCTGCCCGACCCTGACGACCTGCTGGCCAGTGCCCGCCGCATCGTCATTCTGGAAAACGTGGCCGACCCCACCAACGTCGGCGCCATCTTTCGCTCGGCCGGAGCCATCGGCGCCGACGCGATTCTCGTGACGCCGCGTTGCTCCGACCCGTTCTACCGCCGCGCCATCCGGGTCTCAATGGGCACCGTGCTGCAGGTGCCCTGGACGCGCATCGGTGACTGGACCTCGACCCGCGAACTGCTCACCCGGCACGGCTTTCATGTCGCGGCGCTGGCGCTCACCCCGGATGCCGTGAGCCTGCGCGATGTCGACGGCACCTCTCACGACCGGCTGGCTCTGGTGCTCGGTGCAGAGGGTCCCGGCCTCACCGATGAGGCGTTGGCCGCCTCGGATACCGTCGTTCAAATTCCGATGATGCACGGCATCGACTCGCTCAACGTGGCGGCCGCCAGCGCTGTGGCGATGTGGGCGCTCTCGGCCTGA
- a CDS encoding DoxX family protein, which produces MSVGRLIVRVVIGSLFVGHGAQKLFGWFGGSGLDGTDRVMAATQMYPVRPNSIAAGLTEAGCGALLVAGIATPAAAAGLIGVMTTAIRTVHGKNGPWNSNSGWEYNAVIIAALTALVDSGPGSPSFDAARGRVRSGPGWALGALIAGMAASTLATQLGRRNAPRSGEADEAVPSDAAA; this is translated from the coding sequence ATGAGCGTTGGACGATTAATCGTACGCGTGGTGATCGGATCCTTGTTCGTCGGACACGGCGCCCAGAAGCTTTTCGGTTGGTTCGGCGGCTCGGGTCTTGACGGCACAGACAGGGTAATGGCGGCAACCCAGATGTATCCGGTGCGTCCCAATTCCATCGCAGCCGGCCTCACCGAGGCCGGCTGTGGTGCACTGCTCGTGGCCGGGATCGCGACGCCAGCCGCTGCGGCTGGCCTGATTGGTGTGATGACCACGGCGATACGCACGGTGCACGGCAAGAATGGGCCGTGGAACTCCAACAGCGGCTGGGAGTACAACGCGGTGATCATCGCAGCGCTCACCGCCCTCGTCGACAGCGGTCCGGGCTCGCCCTCATTCGATGCGGCGCGGGGACGCGTGCGGTCCGGTCCCGGTTGGGCGCTCGGTGCGCTGATTGCAGGGATGGCCGCCTCGACACTCGCGACCCAGCTCGGCCGTCGGAATGCGCCACGCTCTGGCGAGGCGGACGAGGCGGTCCCGTCTGACGCCGCAGCCTGA